Proteins from a single region of Haloterrigena alkaliphila:
- a CDS encoding bacterio-opsin activator domain-containing protein, whose product MATEATFTVPSDQFPLGTVFEQLPDVTVELERIIPARDVVIPYFWVRGTPVDDIEGTFREHPGVERIELVDSVADEYLLRVEWALDYDDVLTTLTETKIALIKATGTNQQWTFEIRGDARSDISNFQSRCRELNIPITLTELRALTPIETTTEAALTEAQQEALVLAYNRGYFNSPRDVTMEGLGSELDISHQAVASRLRRGIKHILGSTLSDVEPQTQ is encoded by the coding sequence ATGGCTACCGAGGCTACCTTTACGGTTCCGTCTGACCAGTTCCCCTTGGGGACGGTGTTCGAACAATTACCGGACGTGACGGTTGAACTGGAGCGAATTATTCCTGCCCGCGATGTCGTGATTCCGTATTTCTGGGTCCGGGGAACGCCAGTTGACGATATCGAAGGAACGTTTCGGGAGCATCCGGGCGTCGAACGGATCGAACTCGTCGATTCCGTCGCGGACGAATATCTGCTACGCGTGGAGTGGGCGTTGGACTACGACGACGTTCTGACTACGTTGACGGAAACGAAAATCGCGCTCATCAAAGCCACCGGCACGAATCAGCAGTGGACGTTCGAGATCCGCGGGGACGCTCGAAGCGACATCTCTAACTTTCAATCTCGTTGTCGAGAGTTGAATATACCAATCACGTTGACGGAGTTGCGCGCGCTCACGCCGATCGAGACGACGACCGAGGCGGCATTGACCGAAGCCCAGCAAGAGGCACTGGTACTTGCCTACAATCGGGGGTACTTCAACTCCCCGCGCGACGTAACGATGGAGGGTCTCGGCAGCGAACTCGACATCTCACACCAGGCCGTCGCCTCTCGTCTCCGGCGCGGGATAAAGCACATCCTCGGGAGTACGCTCTCTGATGTTGAACCTCAAACCCAGTAG
- a CDS encoding DUF2240 family protein, which produces MSLRVAVAAPFIQNGTRRLQENEFVVALSLDRDWFSPDQSKRLIDVATQDGLLERTDDGLEATFDPSDVTVPDEFVPDEDLLRERSAFERVLDTLVAEGVEKHEAVGAINTLQQELGLTIEAAAVVYARREGVDVSDLVPVARAALEEAEGG; this is translated from the coding sequence ATGAGCCTCCGCGTCGCGGTCGCCGCTCCGTTCATCCAGAACGGGACCCGGCGCCTCCAGGAGAACGAGTTCGTCGTCGCGCTCTCGCTCGACCGCGACTGGTTCTCCCCCGACCAGTCCAAACGCCTGATCGACGTCGCGACCCAGGACGGCCTCCTCGAGCGCACCGACGACGGCCTCGAGGCGACGTTCGATCCCTCGGACGTCACCGTCCCCGACGAGTTCGTCCCCGACGAGGACCTCCTGCGGGAGCGCTCCGCGTTCGAGCGCGTCCTGGATACGCTCGTCGCCGAAGGCGTGGAGAAACACGAGGCCGTCGGGGCGATCAACACGCTCCAGCAGGAACTCGGCCTCACCATCGAGGCCGCCGCCGTGGTCTACGCCCGTCGCGAGGGCGTCGACGTGAGCGACCTCGTCCCCGTCGCGCGAGCGGCGCTCGAGGAAGCCGAAGGGGGTTAG
- a CDS encoding ABC transporter ATP-binding protein has product MTDEILRVTDLSTRYFTQEGQVNAVSSLDLRIERGEVFGIVGESGSGKSVTARSIMNLIESPGEITGGSVEYRNAEFAEAVVDDYPDAVDGEFVDLLEVPSRVRQSLRGTSFSMIFQDPESSFNPTITVGEQLAEAVEVQRRASARPRSTRARTDDYSLGEYLLSTVLSSRRYVSEESRERAIELLELVGIPDPVERADEYPHEYSGGMLQRAMIAQALAGEPDVLVADEPTTALDVTIQAQILDLLDELQEETGMTILLITHNLGVIARMCDRVGVMYAGEIVERGTLEDIFDDQVHPYTEGLLGSVPDLDGAGGRLQPIPGNVPSLLDHEMGDRCHFADRCPKAMEDCLEHPPEYPADGSDHHAARCVLAETEYDDARALPDDYFDGTDRPAGDKHVGPDERDEEPDDDRRHPPAETTGGEHQ; this is encoded by the coding sequence ATGACAGACGAGATACTTCGAGTAACCGATCTTTCGACGCGGTACTTCACGCAGGAGGGACAGGTAAACGCGGTCTCGAGTCTCGATCTACGGATCGAGCGCGGCGAGGTCTTCGGGATCGTCGGCGAGAGCGGCAGCGGGAAGAGCGTCACCGCTCGTTCGATCATGAACCTGATCGAGTCCCCGGGCGAGATCACCGGCGGTTCGGTCGAGTACCGAAACGCCGAGTTCGCCGAGGCGGTCGTCGACGATTACCCCGACGCGGTCGACGGAGAGTTCGTGGACCTGCTCGAGGTCCCCTCGCGGGTCAGGCAGTCGCTCCGAGGCACGTCGTTCAGCATGATCTTTCAGGACCCGGAGAGTAGCTTCAACCCGACGATAACGGTCGGTGAACAGCTCGCCGAGGCCGTCGAGGTTCAGCGCCGGGCCAGCGCTCGACCGCGGTCGACTCGGGCCCGAACGGACGACTACTCGCTCGGGGAGTACCTCCTCTCGACGGTACTGTCGTCCCGGCGCTACGTCAGCGAGGAGAGTCGCGAGCGAGCCATCGAGTTACTCGAACTCGTCGGCATTCCCGACCCGGTCGAGCGGGCCGACGAGTACCCACACGAGTACTCCGGCGGGATGCTCCAGCGGGCGATGATCGCGCAGGCGCTGGCAGGTGAACCGGACGTGCTGGTCGCAGACGAGCCCACGACCGCCCTTGACGTCACGATTCAGGCCCAAATTCTCGACCTCCTCGATGAACTACAGGAGGAGACCGGGATGACGATCCTGCTGATCACGCACAACCTCGGCGTCATCGCACGCATGTGCGACCGGGTCGGCGTCATGTACGCCGGCGAGATCGTCGAACGCGGCACCCTCGAGGACATCTTCGACGACCAGGTCCACCCCTACACCGAGGGGCTGCTCGGCTCGGTCCCCGACCTCGATGGCGCGGGCGGACGGCTCCAGCCGATACCGGGGAACGTGCCGAGCCTCCTCGATCACGAGATGGGGGATCGGTGTCACTTCGCCGATCGGTGTCCGAAGGCGATGGAGGACTGCCTCGAGCACCCGCCGGAGTATCCGGCGGACGGGAGCGATCACCACGCGGCTCGCTGCGTCCTCGCCGAAACGGAGTACGACGACGCGAGGGCGCTGCCCGACGATTACTTCGACGGGACGGACCGTCCCGCCGGGGACAAGCACGTTGGGCCAGACGAACGCGACGAGGAACCCGACGACGACCGGCGACATCCCCCGGCCGAGACGACCGGAGGTGAGCACCAGTGA
- a CDS encoding ABC transporter permease — MTMGKFLVRRILQGVFVIWGVVTIMFGLRTVSPGDPATMMLGQGATQELIERVREQEGLNEPIYVQYFDYLQGMIVGDLGYSWQSNREVEAMVIERIPATIELAVAATIVAIVIAIPLGVVSATRRNEPADYGATMFSLLGISTPNFWLGLMLILLLSVSLGIFPTGRRPVGFGQAVMTVIQYGSVYDLLVWLQHITLPALTLGTYFTALITRLTRSGMVDELGKPYVTASRAKGLPSVLVRYKHVLRNTMIPIITVLGLQLGTLLGGAVITETVFNWPGLGLRLIDALGARDWPLMQGIIVFIAIAYVTINIVVDSLYNYLNPQVRDE, encoded by the coding sequence ATGACGATGGGGAAGTTCCTCGTACGACGAATATTACAGGGCGTATTCGTCATCTGGGGAGTTGTCACGATCATGTTCGGACTCCGGACGGTGTCACCGGGCGATCCGGCGACCATGATGCTCGGACAGGGCGCGACGCAGGAACTCATCGAACGCGTTCGCGAACAGGAGGGACTGAACGAACCGATCTACGTCCAGTACTTCGACTACCTCCAGGGGATGATCGTCGGTGACCTCGGCTACTCCTGGCAGTCGAACCGGGAAGTCGAAGCGATGGTGATCGAGCGCATTCCGGCCACGATCGAACTCGCGGTGGCCGCGACGATCGTCGCGATCGTCATCGCGATTCCGCTGGGCGTCGTCTCGGCGACCCGCCGGAACGAGCCCGCCGACTACGGTGCGACGATGTTCTCGCTGCTCGGCATCTCGACGCCCAACTTCTGGCTCGGGCTCATGCTAATCCTGCTGCTGAGCGTGTCTCTCGGCATTTTCCCGACCGGGAGACGACCGGTCGGGTTCGGACAGGCCGTCATGACGGTGATCCAGTACGGTTCGGTCTACGATCTGCTGGTCTGGTTGCAACACATCACGCTCCCAGCGCTCACGCTGGGGACGTACTTCACGGCGCTCATCACTCGCCTCACCCGGAGCGGAATGGTCGACGAACTCGGCAAGCCCTACGTCACGGCGAGCCGGGCGAAGGGGCTGCCGTCGGTGCTCGTGCGGTACAAACACGTGCTGCGAAACACGATGATTCCGATCATCACCGTTCTCGGCCTCCAGCTCGGCACGCTGCTCGGCGGTGCGGTCATTACGGAGACCGTGTTCAACTGGCCGGGGCTCGGACTCCGGCTTATCGACGCGCTCGGGGCTCGAGACTGGCCGCTCATGCAGGGGATCATCGTGTTCATCGCCATCGCGTACGTGACGATCAACATCGTCGTCGACTCGCTGTACAACTATCTCAACCCACAGGTGAGAGACGAATGA
- a CDS encoding ABC transporter permease: MISERVKTNLKQTFSRSLLPKLGLALLLLLVFMAVFAPVLATHDPTRTGYYDENGAQYPPLGTDYTADIVQDGERVGVTVESTGDHILGTNNVGQDVYSRFLYGARISLLVGLLGTGMAVLIGVPIGLGAGYYGGRVDDGLMRIADTMLAFPALVLALALLGVFGQSPIYVPDPIVRLGLASGMPDSIPIPGTVTVVVALVTWVWFARVARGEALSIRNEEYVKAAKSFGTSDRTILRQHVLPNSLTPIIVLATIQVAAVILLEASLAYLGFSGTTLSWGYEIERGQDILQSRPWVSVFPGVGIVLAVISVNLLGDWLRDALDPNIEGEGR, encoded by the coding sequence ATGATCTCGGAGAGAGTCAAGACCAATCTCAAACAGACGTTCTCACGGAGTCTGCTCCCGAAGCTCGGACTCGCGTTACTGCTACTGCTCGTCTTCATGGCCGTGTTCGCGCCGGTGCTGGCCACGCACGACCCGACGCGGACGGGATACTACGACGAGAACGGCGCGCAGTACCCGCCGCTCGGCACCGACTACACGGCGGATATAGTACAGGACGGCGAGCGCGTCGGCGTCACGGTCGAATCCACCGGTGACCACATTCTGGGGACGAACAACGTCGGACAGGACGTCTACTCACGGTTCCTCTACGGCGCGCGGATATCGCTCCTGGTCGGCCTCCTCGGCACGGGGATGGCGGTGCTGATCGGTGTCCCAATCGGCCTCGGCGCCGGCTACTACGGCGGCCGCGTCGACGACGGACTGATGCGGATCGCGGATACGATGCTCGCGTTCCCGGCGCTCGTCCTCGCCCTGGCGCTATTGGGAGTGTTCGGACAATCGCCGATATACGTCCCCGATCCGATCGTGCGGCTCGGCCTCGCCAGCGGCATGCCCGACTCGATACCCATCCCGGGTACCGTCACGGTCGTCGTGGCGTTGGTCACCTGGGTCTGGTTCGCGCGCGTCGCCCGTGGTGAGGCGCTGTCGATCCGCAACGAGGAGTACGTCAAGGCGGCGAAGAGCTTCGGGACGAGCGATAGAACGATCCTGCGCCAGCACGTATTACCGAATAGCCTCACGCCGATCATCGTCCTCGCGACGATTCAGGTGGCGGCCGTCATCCTGCTCGAGGCCTCGCTCGCGTATCTCGGCTTCTCAGGAACGACGCTCTCGTGGGGCTACGAGATCGAGCGGGGACAGGACATCCTGCAGAGCCGGCCGTGGGTTTCGGTCTTCCCCGGTGTCGGCATCGTGCTGGCGGTGATCAGCGTCAACCTGCTCGGCGACTGGCTGCGCGACGCACTGGATCCGAACATCGAAGGTGAAGGACGATGA
- a CDS encoding sensor histidine kinase, whose protein sequence is MSGSPNESPQDDLSYWYRVILAVGVLLLMFAIGRSVTTVTSSGSLLEAGIDLILLSVPGLVMLYTGLWLPTSSIKSRFYPRIVAWTVGGVVVMGIVLGLRVLHPGVDVNFTFGTQAVLLSIGSIAGLGIGVNNAQALTHAQTLEERNETLRRTERQLEEAVDQLRDSNEQLEQFAYAASHDLQEPLRMVTRYLELAESRYGDEFDEDFQEFIDFAVDGAERMSDMIDGLLEYSRVETQGDSFEDVDLDAVLDDVLADLQFKIEETDATITRESLPTIEGDGRQLQQLFQNLLSNAIDYSGEDPPRIHVSAAQDGEEWTVSVRDEGVGIDVEDSDRIFDIFQRLHSIEEHTGSGIGLALCKRIVERHGGEIWVDSDPGEGSTFSFTLSSRVESSSVPSVVTQQGSSNSLTSTTQHEVVDRFASQTTDTD, encoded by the coding sequence ATGAGCGGGAGTCCCAACGAATCACCTCAGGATGATCTGAGCTACTGGTACCGCGTTATTCTTGCAGTAGGCGTCCTGCTTCTCATGTTCGCGATTGGCAGATCAGTTACCACGGTGACAAGTAGCGGGAGCCTTTTAGAAGCGGGAATCGATTTGATCCTTCTCAGCGTGCCAGGACTCGTGATGCTGTATACCGGGCTCTGGTTACCGACCTCTTCTATCAAATCCAGGTTCTATCCACGGATCGTGGCGTGGACCGTTGGTGGTGTCGTCGTCATGGGTATCGTCCTCGGATTGCGTGTCCTCCATCCCGGCGTCGATGTCAATTTCACGTTTGGGACACAAGCAGTCCTGTTATCGATTGGCTCGATTGCAGGGCTGGGGATCGGCGTGAACAACGCTCAGGCGCTGACCCACGCCCAAACGCTCGAGGAGCGAAACGAAACGTTACGACGAACCGAACGGCAGCTCGAGGAGGCGGTCGACCAGCTACGGGATTCGAACGAGCAATTGGAGCAGTTCGCGTACGCGGCCTCTCACGACTTGCAGGAACCACTCCGTATGGTGACGCGCTATCTGGAACTCGCCGAGAGTCGGTACGGGGACGAATTCGACGAAGATTTCCAGGAGTTCATCGATTTCGCCGTCGACGGCGCCGAACGTATGAGTGACATGATCGACGGTCTCCTCGAATATTCGCGGGTCGAAACGCAAGGGGACTCGTTCGAGGACGTCGATCTGGACGCCGTTCTCGACGACGTTCTCGCTGACCTCCAGTTCAAGATCGAAGAGACCGACGCTACGATCACACGAGAGTCGCTGCCTACGATCGAAGGCGACGGCAGACAACTCCAACAACTGTTCCAGAATTTGCTGAGCAACGCGATCGACTACAGCGGCGAAGACCCGCCACGGATACACGTATCGGCGGCACAGGACGGGGAAGAATGGACGGTTTCAGTTCGAGATGAGGGAGTTGGGATTGATGTCGAAGATTCTGACCGAATTTTCGATATCTTTCAGCGGCTTCACTCGATCGAGGAACATACCGGCTCGGGAATCGGACTGGCACTGTGCAAACGGATCGTCGAGCGCCACGGCGGGGAGATCTGGGTCGATTCGGATCCCGGTGAAGGATCGACGTTTTCGTTCACGCTCTCCTCTCGTGTTGAATCATCGAGCGTTCCCAGTGTGGTCACTCAGCAAGGGAGTTCGAACTCGTTGACCAGTACCACGCAACACGAAGTGGTTGATCGGTTCGCTTCGCAGACCACTGACACCGATTGA
- a CDS encoding ribonuclease H, which translates to MAAHGRSALRDLFDESPTPHIAHPPRTHHRDFYVATDGSFRESGGGLGAVIETRDGTRVARVATADAPPDNNVAEYRALHLGLDVLAARAPRDACIGVLVDHDALASNVNSTILATNHPDGKPPRPVSVPPATHYHWRGIQARLNGFGEVRVARIDSDQNPAHPLANAPERYRHVNREPDRCVLPETPEPAAGEFPPPSRADRNGGSGRASD; encoded by the coding sequence ATGGCCGCTCACGGCCGGTCCGCACTGCGGGACCTGTTCGACGAGTCGCCCACACCCCACATCGCCCACCCCCCGCGAACCCATCACCGTGACTTCTACGTCGCCACCGACGGGTCTTTCCGGGAATCGGGCGGTGGACTGGGCGCCGTCATCGAAACGCGCGACGGCACCCGCGTCGCACGCGTCGCGACCGCGGACGCGCCGCCGGACAACAACGTCGCCGAGTATCGGGCGCTCCACCTCGGCCTCGACGTCCTGGCCGCGCGCGCACCGCGCGACGCCTGCATCGGCGTCCTCGTCGACCACGACGCGCTCGCGAGTAACGTCAACAGCACCATTCTCGCGACGAACCATCCGGACGGGAAGCCGCCGCGTCCCGTCTCCGTCCCGCCCGCGACGCACTATCACTGGCGGGGCATTCAGGCGCGACTCAACGGGTTCGGCGAAGTCCGGGTTGCGCGCATCGACAGCGATCAGAACCCCGCGCATCCGCTCGCGAACGCCCCCGAACGCTACCGGCACGTCAACCGGGAACCCGACCGCTGCGTCCTTCCGGAGACGCCGGAGCCGGCCGCGGGCGAGTTCCCGCCGCCGTCCCGTGCCGACCGCAACGGCGGCAGCGGACGCGCCTCGGACTGA
- a CDS encoding ABC transporter substrate-binding protein: MQGVNNSLERRALLKRTGAATSIAGLAAIAGCLDDPSSGDDEIDELTITLSQFPDTIDPLDHITGDYFDVYDHIYEPLFDFEPGEGIFPRVVEDWEIQEGEGVTELSLRDDVVFHNGDDLTAEDVAWTINRTVDPEMGVVSDIGAYGLGSIEGAEALDDTTVAVGYGAAPGLAEFEFGNYARAMNMEWAIENHDAENGAISGADPEDFNGTGPYQVTDFTSGEEIVLERFDDYWGDEPPFETVIFNADGESSGRVNSLRTDETDLTINILPEDVGTVDDADDIEIRRVTSFRNIFCPMKNTVEPFDSQEFRQAMNYAVDNEAIVNSVLSGYGEARGQPVAPGINGFNDEIEPYEQDVGMAESLVEESGYGGVEIELTVPQGRYLNDAEVGETVADQIDQLENVSCEANLVEFGIVSDANSAGVDPDVIEIPFYLIGWGTITGDTDYGVQGFFTIPDNESRTFDDEELSDAILESQQIEDPDERRAQLEEVNQLAHEKAPFLFLHTQESIYGVREQISWEPREDETIYIWEMDA; this comes from the coding sequence ATGCAGGGTGTCAATAATTCACTCGAACGCCGGGCGCTCCTCAAACGAACCGGTGCCGCGACGAGCATCGCAGGACTCGCGGCGATCGCGGGCTGTCTCGACGATCCATCCTCCGGCGACGACGAGATCGACGAACTGACCATCACGCTGTCGCAGTTCCCCGACACGATCGATCCGCTCGACCACATTACCGGGGACTACTTCGACGTCTACGACCACATCTACGAGCCGCTGTTCGACTTCGAACCCGGTGAAGGGATCTTTCCCCGCGTCGTCGAGGACTGGGAGATTCAGGAGGGAGAGGGCGTCACCGAACTCTCCCTGCGAGACGACGTCGTCTTCCACAACGGCGACGACCTGACCGCAGAGGACGTCGCGTGGACGATCAACCGCACGGTCGACCCCGAGATGGGCGTCGTCAGCGACATCGGCGCGTACGGCCTCGGCTCGATCGAGGGCGCGGAAGCGCTCGACGACACGACGGTCGCCGTCGGGTACGGCGCCGCACCGGGGCTCGCGGAATTCGAATTCGGGAACTACGCTCGCGCGATGAACATGGAGTGGGCGATCGAGAACCACGACGCCGAGAACGGGGCCATCTCCGGTGCCGATCCGGAGGACTTCAACGGAACCGGACCCTATCAGGTCACCGACTTCACGTCGGGCGAGGAGATCGTCCTCGAGCGCTTCGACGACTACTGGGGCGACGAGCCACCGTTCGAGACGGTGATCTTCAACGCCGACGGCGAATCCAGCGGGCGCGTGAACTCGCTGCGAACGGACGAGACGGACCTCACGATCAACATCCTCCCGGAGGACGTCGGAACCGTCGACGATGCCGACGACATCGAGATCAGACGGGTGACGAGCTTCCGGAACATCTTCTGCCCGATGAAGAACACGGTCGAACCGTTCGACAGTCAGGAGTTCCGCCAAGCGATGAACTACGCCGTCGACAACGAGGCGATCGTCAACTCGGTGCTCAGCGGCTACGGCGAAGCGCGCGGACAGCCGGTCGCTCCCGGAATCAACGGCTTCAACGACGAGATCGAGCCCTACGAACAGGACGTCGGAATGGCCGAGAGCCTCGTTGAGGAGAGCGGCTACGGCGGCGTGGAGATCGAACTCACCGTCCCGCAGGGTCGGTACCTGAACGACGCCGAGGTCGGCGAGACGGTCGCCGACCAGATCGACCAGCTCGAGAACGTCAGCTGCGAGGCGAATCTCGTGGAGTTCGGTATCGTCTCCGACGCGAACTCGGCCGGCGTCGACCCCGACGTCATCGAGATTCCGTTCTACCTCATCGGCTGGGGGACCATCACCGGCGACACCGACTACGGTGTCCAGGGCTTCTTCACGATCCCAGACAACGAGTCGCGCACGTTCGACGACGAGGAGCTCAGCGACGCTATTCTGGAGAGTCAGCAGATCGAAGACCCGGACGAGCGACGCGCGCAACTCGAGGAAGTCAACCAGCTGGCCCACGAGAAGGCGCCGTTCCTGTTCCTTCACACCCAGGAGAGCATCTACGGCGTCAGAGAGCAGATCTCGTGGGAGCCGCGCGAGGACGAGACCATCTACATCTGGGAGATGGACGCGTAA